A window of Ardenticatena maritima contains these coding sequences:
- a CDS encoding YfhO family protein: MNAKQVKRFQQIVNKDGGIVIGLALLVALFFWRVWAPNAADRRIFPIGDFTHQYWPLRAFAARELAAGRLPFWNPHIWGGQPGLADPQMAALYPPAVLNALLHGGSLPLIALEWEVIAHVAWATIGMYILARAVLQTKTRLPAIGAALAFGLGGYLTGFPVQQVAIMETIAWTPWWLWTLRRAALSQQRRERIRFALLAAAVFALALLAGHPQSALYMAYLGFAYTLFCLWHAPVRTWSHRLLTLVLPFALGIALAAVQLLPTLDFIARSERQQLDFQFVSPGLNWHDVIFLFVPNADIGTPLYLGPIVLVLLVAALKSRHASLEKWFWLSVGLLSLLLAFGGTGAFYAIAYLLLPGWNAVRNQERALLMFSVAQALLVGWGLLALMTPTNTVRATAARLSAGVAAVGWVLVFALMALESPLTNGILMLALFGSLAWLIVAFAEEAPHPLVPASLLTVVLAFNLMSVNQRYHQGPPPETIWPERTLYNVIAETAGHHRVNDASLLPPEGNAGMLYGYEALGGNNPLRLERTRRFLNAIDSWYEWKLLAVQYVVSQDPNLDPNAFSRLYEEEGFFLWEVREPRPRAWSVATLVQMTDDDAIADRVDDRDFDAYTTAIVEVSPPPVEGTATVNVLDQRTGFLQVGVQASAPTFVVLAEIADPGWHATLDGQPVEWLRTDGFIIGVPVPPGEHTLTLTYRPPRWLLGLGVSSVAWLLWCGGLFWAWRSHRREEAHAA; this comes from the coding sequence ATGAACGCGAAACAGGTCAAGCGATTTCAGCAGATTGTCAACAAAGACGGGGGGATTGTCATCGGGTTGGCGCTCCTTGTGGCGCTTTTCTTTTGGCGCGTCTGGGCGCCCAACGCCGCCGACCGCCGTATCTTTCCCATCGGCGACTTCACCCATCAATACTGGCCGCTCCGCGCCTTCGCCGCGCGTGAACTGGCCGCCGGCCGCCTGCCTTTCTGGAATCCCCACATTTGGGGTGGACAACCCGGTCTGGCAGACCCCCAAATGGCGGCGCTCTATCCCCCCGCCGTCTTGAACGCTCTTTTGCACGGTGGTTCACTGCCCCTCATAGCGCTGGAATGGGAAGTGATTGCGCATGTCGCATGGGCAACCATCGGCATGTACATCCTCGCGCGCGCCGTCCTGCAAACAAAAACGCGCCTGCCGGCAATTGGTGCGGCGCTTGCGTTCGGCTTGGGCGGGTATCTCACCGGTTTCCCCGTGCAACAAGTCGCTATTATGGAAACGATCGCGTGGACGCCCTGGTGGCTGTGGACATTGCGCCGCGCCGCCCTCAGCCAACAGCGCCGGGAACGCATACGCTTCGCTTTGCTTGCCGCCGCCGTCTTCGCGCTGGCACTGCTTGCCGGACACCCCCAAAGTGCGCTCTACATGGCGTATCTGGGCTTTGCCTACACGCTCTTTTGCTTGTGGCATGCCCCCGTGCGCACATGGTCGCATCGTCTGCTCACGCTGGTGTTGCCCTTCGCGCTAGGGATTGCCCTCGCGGCTGTTCAACTGCTCCCCACACTCGACTTCATTGCTCGCTCGGAACGCCAGCAACTCGATTTTCAATTTGTCAGCCCTGGGCTGAACTGGCACGACGTGATTTTTCTGTTCGTCCCCAATGCGGACATCGGTACGCCGCTCTATCTGGGTCCCATCGTCCTCGTTCTGCTCGTCGCCGCCCTCAAAAGCCGGCATGCATCGCTTGAAAAATGGTTCTGGCTCAGCGTGGGACTGCTTTCGCTCCTGCTCGCATTTGGCGGCACAGGCGCCTTCTACGCCATCGCCTACCTGCTGCTCCCCGGCTGGAACGCCGTGCGCAACCAGGAACGCGCTCTGCTCATGTTCAGCGTAGCGCAAGCCTTGTTGGTCGGCTGGGGGCTGTTGGCGCTGATGACCCCGACAAACACGGTTCGCGCAACCGCCGCCCGTCTGAGCGCAGGAGTAGCCGCCGTTGGGTGGGTGCTGGTTTTCGCCCTCATGGCACTCGAAAGCCCGTTGACCAACGGCATCCTCATGCTGGCACTGTTCGGTTCGCTCGCATGGCTCATTGTCGCCTTTGCCGAAGAAGCGCCGCACCCCCTTGTGCCGGCGAGCCTGCTCACCGTGGTGCTGGCATTCAACTTGATGAGCGTCAATCAACGCTATCACCAGGGTCCCCCACCAGAAACCATCTGGCCTGAACGCACCCTCTACAACGTGATTGCCGAGACCGCCGGCCACCACCGCGTGAACGACGCCAGCCTGCTTCCGCCCGAAGGCAACGCCGGCATGCTGTACGGCTACGAAGCGCTAGGCGGCAACAACCCTTTGCGCCTGGAACGCACACGCCGCTTCTTGAACGCCATTGATTCGTGGTACGAGTGGAAACTGCTCGCGGTGCAGTACGTCGTCAGCCAGGACCCCAACCTGGACCCCAACGCCTTCTCGCGTCTCTACGAAGAAGAGGGGTTCTTCCTCTGGGAAGTGCGCGAACCGCGCCCCCGCGCCTGGTCGGTGGCGACGCTGGTGCAGATGACCGACGATGACGCTATCGCCGACCGTGTGGATGACCGCGACTTTGACGCGTACACCACCGCCATAGTGGAAGTCTCCCCGCCGCCTGTGGAAGGCACCGCCACCGTGAACGTGCTCGACCAGCGCACCGGCTTCTTGCAGGTTGGGGTGCAGGCGTCAGCGCCCACGTTTGTGGTACTGGCGGAAATCGCCGACCCTGGCTGGCACGCCACGCTCGACGGTCAACCCGTTGAGTGGTTGCGCACCGACGGCTTCATCATTGGCGTGCCCGTCCCCCCCGGTGAACACACGCTGACGCTCACCTACCGCCCACCGCGCTGGCTGTTGGGGCTGGGCGTCAGCAGCGTGGCGTGGTTGCTCTGGTGTGGGGGGCTCTTCTGGGCGTGGCGCAGCCACAGACGCGAGGAAGCCCATGCGGCCTAA
- the waaF gene encoding lipopolysaccharide heptosyltransferase II, with the protein MRPNGLERALWLASAVRRPWQNRTFRPPRRVLIIKPCCVGDVLLATPTLAAFHRAFPHAQFEWLVGAHARPMLVNNPRLHALIASGNVLGGGAYTWREFLTLARHLRRRRYDTAIVLERSPLLGLLAALAGIPQRLGLDSGGRGLFHTHTAPVPAELRHEAELYLDVARVVGVPTDGVRSEFYPTETARARIHALLGETRPIVIHPAGGENPGMVLLSKRWPASRFAAVARHFAAQGRRVVVIGGPNDQALASDVAGTWAESLAGTLSWDETGALLERAALFIGNDTGAMHLAAACGAPVIAIFGPSDPARYAPYTPRSLTLWHRVGCNPCFEHGRARPDCCPNRAIEAVSVDEVIAAAEHLLGAASA; encoded by the coding sequence ATGCGGCCTAACGGGCTGGAACGCGCGTTGTGGTTGGCGTCAGCGGTACGCCGCCCCTGGCAGAACCGCACATTCCGCCCACCGCGCCGCGTGCTCATCATCAAACCGTGCTGTGTGGGCGATGTCCTGCTCGCGACGCCCACCCTTGCCGCCTTCCACCGCGCTTTTCCCCACGCCCAATTTGAGTGGCTGGTGGGCGCACACGCTCGCCCCATGCTGGTGAACAACCCCCGCCTGCATGCGCTCATCGCAAGCGGCAACGTTTTGGGTGGGGGCGCCTACACCTGGCGCGAATTCCTGACGCTCGCACGCCACCTACGCCGGCGGCGCTACGATACCGCCATCGTGCTTGAACGCTCCCCCCTGCTGGGACTTCTGGCGGCGCTTGCCGGTATCCCGCAACGCCTGGGGCTTGATTCCGGCGGGCGAGGGCTTTTTCACACGCACACTGCACCGGTGCCCGCCGAACTTCGCCACGAAGCCGAACTCTACCTTGACGTGGCGCGTGTTGTCGGCGTCCCCACCGACGGCGTACGCAGTGAATTCTACCCCACTGAAACGGCGCGCGCACGCATACACGCCCTGCTGGGCGAAACGCGCCCCATCGTCATTCACCCGGCGGGGGGCGAAAATCCCGGCATGGTCTTGCTCAGCAAGCGCTGGCCTGCCTCGCGCTTTGCGGCGGTGGCGCGCCACTTTGCCGCCCAGGGACGCCGCGTGGTGGTTATCGGTGGACCCAACGACCAGGCGCTGGCGAGCGACGTTGCCGGCACATGGGCGGAATCGCTTGCCGGTACGCTTTCATGGGATGAAACAGGCGCTCTGCTGGAACGCGCGGCGCTCTTCATCGGCAACGATACCGGCGCAATGCACCTTGCCGCGGCGTGCGGCGCGCCCGTCATCGCCATCTTCGGCCCCAGCGACCCCGCCCGCTACGCGCCCTACACCCCGCGCAGCCTCACGCTCTGGCACCGCGTAGGGTGCAACCCCTGTTTTGAGCATGGACGCGCCCGCCCCGATTGTTGCCCCAACCGCGCCATTGAAGCGGTCTCGGTGGATGAAGTGATTGCCGCCGCCGAGCACCTCCTCGGCGCGGCGTCGGCATAA
- a CDS encoding response regulator transcription factor: protein MSESKAKILIVDDEDRMRRFIRMNLESEGFLVEEAADGMEALEKVRDWLPDLVLLDVRMPKLDGFETLQYIREVSDVPVIMLTVRNDEEDRVRGLDLGADDYLGKPFSPRELVSRIRAVLRRTRQVETEEGLLKIDDYLTIDFRNQEVIVGGKRVKLRPTEWKLLYHLVKNAGWVMTHDMLLAKVWGHEYQGTPEYVRLYITYLRKKIEPDPSNPRYILTEYGTGYRFVDYKRLQKEQQESSAQDKPKE, encoded by the coding sequence ATGAGTGAGAGCAAAGCGAAAATTCTCATTGTGGATGACGAAGACCGCATGCGGCGCTTCATTCGCATGAACCTTGAATCAGAGGGCTTTCTGGTTGAAGAAGCCGCCGACGGGATGGAAGCGCTCGAAAAAGTGCGCGATTGGCTGCCCGATTTGGTCTTGCTGGATGTGCGCATGCCCAAATTGGATGGCTTTGAGACGTTGCAGTACATTCGCGAAGTGAGCGACGTCCCCGTCATCATGCTGACGGTACGCAACGATGAAGAAGACCGCGTGCGCGGTTTGGATTTGGGCGCCGACGACTATCTGGGCAAGCCGTTCAGCCCGCGCGAGTTGGTCAGCCGCATTCGGGCGGTGTTGCGGCGCACGCGCCAGGTGGAAACCGAAGAAGGCTTGCTCAAAATTGATGATTATCTCACGATTGATTTCCGCAATCAGGAGGTGATTGTGGGGGGGAAGCGGGTCAAACTGCGCCCCACTGAGTGGAAGTTGCTCTACCACCTGGTGAAGAATGCGGGCTGGGTGATGACGCATGACATGTTGCTGGCGAAAGTGTGGGGGCACGAGTACCAGGGCACGCCGGAGTATGTGCGGCTGTACATCACCTATCTGCGCAAAAAAATCGAACCCGACCCCAGCAACCCACGCTACATTTTGACCGAGTACGGCACGGGCTATCGGTTTGTGGATTACAAGCGTTTGCAGAAAGAACAGCAGGAATCGAGCGCACAAGACAAGCCGAAAGAGTAA
- a CDS encoding NfeD family protein gives MNTKGRTLWSLTVLLLLVWANIVHPLAALAQSERPQVLVLTFEGPVTPVLVSYLERAEKEALQRDAELIVLRLDTPGGSVEVMGDVVRHLDNAQVPVAVFVWPSGARAASAGTFVVLAAHVAAMAPKTTMGAASPVDASGAEMDETLARKITNDLVASIRAHAERRGPDAAEWAELAVREAVVATADEALELGLIDAIARDVPDLLEQVDGVSVEVQGEPHTLHLRDAVIVELPMTPLEQFLHTIADPNIALLLLSLAGVAILIELQSPGGYVAGIFGVIALVLGFYALGVLDANFAGLGLLLLAFFLFFLEVLSPSVGVFALGGGIAFVLAGLLLFNGREYATVSLPFLLTMAVLLVLFSIFVLTTVVRLRKKPPVTGQEGMIGLVGVVREPLTPEGIVHVHGEVWRARSLNGTLDVGRRVRVVGLEGMTLLVEPVEDETPTVAST, from the coding sequence ATGAACACAAAAGGGCGCACGCTCTGGTCGTTGACGGTGTTGTTGTTGCTGGTTTGGGCGAATATCGTTCACCCGCTGGCGGCGCTGGCGCAAAGCGAACGCCCGCAGGTGCTGGTACTCACGTTTGAGGGGCCTGTCACACCCGTTCTGGTCTCGTACTTGGAACGTGCGGAGAAAGAAGCCCTGCAACGGGACGCCGAGTTGATTGTCTTGCGGCTTGACACGCCCGGCGGCTCTGTGGAGGTGATGGGCGATGTGGTGCGCCACCTGGACAACGCCCAAGTGCCGGTGGCGGTCTTTGTCTGGCCGAGCGGGGCACGGGCGGCTTCGGCGGGGACGTTCGTGGTGCTGGCGGCGCATGTGGCGGCGATGGCGCCCAAAACCACCATGGGCGCGGCGTCGCCGGTGGACGCTAGCGGTGCCGAGATGGACGAAACGCTGGCGAGGAAAATCACCAACGACCTTGTCGCCAGTATTCGCGCGCATGCCGAACGGCGAGGACCCGACGCCGCGGAATGGGCAGAACTGGCTGTGCGCGAAGCCGTTGTCGCTACGGCGGATGAGGCGCTGGAATTGGGGTTGATTGATGCCATTGCGCGCGATGTGCCCGACTTGCTTGAACAGGTGGACGGGGTGAGCGTGGAAGTGCAGGGGGAACCGCACACATTGCACCTGCGCGATGCCGTCATCGTCGAACTGCCCATGACGCCGCTGGAACAATTCCTGCACACCATTGCCGACCCCAACATTGCGCTGTTGTTGCTCTCGCTGGCGGGGGTCGCCATTCTCATCGAATTGCAAAGCCCAGGCGGCTATGTCGCGGGCATTTTTGGCGTGATTGCCCTGGTGCTCGGCTTTTATGCGCTGGGCGTGCTGGACGCCAATTTTGCCGGCTTGGGCTTGCTGCTGTTGGCGTTCTTCCTCTTCTTCCTGGAAGTTCTTTCCCCCTCGGTGGGGGTGTTTGCGCTGGGGGGCGGTATTGCGTTTGTGCTTGCGGGGCTTTTGCTCTTCAACGGGCGTGAGTACGCCACCGTGTCGCTCCCCTTCCTGCTGACAATGGCGGTGCTGCTGGTGTTGTTCTCGATTTTCGTGCTGACCACAGTGGTGCGCTTGCGCAAAAAGCCGCCCGTCACGGGACAGGAGGGCATGATTGGACTGGTGGGGGTGGTGCGCGAACCCCTGACGCCGGAAGGCATTGTGCATGTGCATGGCGAAGTCTGGCGCGCGCGGAGCCTGAACGGCACGCTTGACGTGGGGCGGCGGGTGCGTGTGGTGGGGCTGGAAGGCATGACCTTGCTCGTCGAACCGGTCGAAGACGAAACGCCCACGGTAGCGAGCACCTGA
- a CDS encoding cation:proton antiporter has translation MSATLVLFLTLSIVLLTAKGLGWLSTRFDQPAVLGELLAGLILGPTVLGLLGWPIFAEHHETMQETFHLLAELGVLVLMFLAGLEIEPEEFFRSGAVAVWAGVSGVVVPLVLGALLALLFGYPGLEAVFIGIILTATSVSISAQTLMELGYLRSKVGIALLGAAVVDDVLGILILSLFVALAGAGSTGAGLVWLVVRMVLFLVGGYVVGRAVLPRFVEWMDEIPLAESMVAAVLAIMFIYGWAAETLGAVAPITGTFLAGLILTQSRLQHKIADRLFPIAFGFLVPVFLVNIGLNANLRVLNQQQWLFGGLLVLVAVLGKVVGCGVGARLGGFEPRAAFQLGVGMISRGEVGLIVATIGLSQGVIGADIFAVTVLMVLATTLLTPPLLRWALRLSPEEVLEESGEPLPLHEL, from the coding sequence ATGTCAGCAACATTGGTCTTGTTTCTTACATTGTCAATTGTCTTGTTGACAGCGAAGGGGCTGGGGTGGCTCAGCACCCGTTTCGACCAGCCGGCGGTGCTGGGGGAATTGCTAGCCGGCTTGATTTTAGGACCGACCGTCCTCGGCTTGCTTGGCTGGCCGATCTTCGCCGAACACCATGAAACCATGCAAGAAACGTTCCACCTCTTGGCGGAACTGGGCGTGCTGGTGCTCATGTTCCTGGCGGGGCTGGAAATCGAGCCGGAGGAATTTTTTCGCAGTGGCGCGGTTGCCGTCTGGGCGGGGGTTTCTGGTGTGGTTGTCCCGCTCGTGTTGGGGGCGTTGCTGGCGCTCCTGTTCGGCTATCCGGGCCTGGAAGCGGTCTTCATCGGCATTATTCTCACCGCCACAAGCGTGAGTATCTCCGCGCAAACGCTCATGGAGTTGGGCTACTTGCGTTCCAAAGTGGGGATTGCGCTGCTTGGCGCGGCAGTGGTGGACGACGTGTTGGGCATTCTCATTCTCAGCCTCTTCGTCGCACTGGCGGGGGCTGGTTCCACCGGCGCGGGCTTGGTGTGGCTGGTGGTGCGCATGGTGCTCTTCCTCGTCGGCGGCTACGTGGTTGGGCGTGCGGTGTTGCCGCGCTTTGTCGAGTGGATGGATGAAATTCCGCTCGCGGAGTCCATGGTGGCGGCGGTGCTGGCCATCATGTTCATCTACGGCTGGGCGGCGGAAACGCTGGGCGCCGTCGCGCCTATCACGGGCACTTTCCTTGCGGGGCTCATTCTCACGCAAAGCCGCCTGCAACACAAAATCGCCGACCGGCTTTTCCCCATTGCGTTTGGCTTTCTGGTGCCCGTTTTCCTGGTCAACATTGGGTTGAACGCCAATTTGCGCGTGTTGAACCAGCAACAATGGCTCTTCGGGGGGTTGCTGGTGCTGGTGGCGGTGCTTGGCAAAGTGGTGGGGTGCGGTGTCGGCGCACGGCTGGGCGGCTTTGAACCGCGGGCGGCGTTTCAACTGGGTGTTGGCATGATTTCGCGCGGCGAGGTGGGCTTGATTGTCGCCACCATTGGGCTCAGCCAGGGCGTTATCGGCGCCGACATTTTCGCCGTGACGGTGCTCATGGTGCTGGCGACAACGCTTCTTACACCGCCCTTGTTGCGCTGGGCACTGCGCCTTTCGCCGGAAGAGGTGTTGGAAGAAAGCGGCGAACCGCTACCGCTGCACGAACTCTAA
- a CDS encoding glycosyltransferase family 39 protein, with product MTRTHTTRWRSLAWVSVLILTAWFIRTQGLSERTFWQDEGLTLWQIRQPLAVVWSGVIEVQGVPTQNTHPPLYFLLLWAVRHAIGMSPFAVRLFSVWWSLLTIPLLFIATARLAGRRAGGIAAALVALSPLYLWYAQEVRMYAMLVALAALSLYALVRLVETPTRRTVALYLLTAAALAWTHYAALFFLGAQFVFLFFTLGRRHIRLYLLAAAVAAAVVAPFVPFIIKRLGVVERDFFFVPLHVMARDLLHGFTVGISLPVTYSTPIEAIAVLALVWGAWSVGGRTRHWFPGRSRWLAATAWLGLVVLPVLAMYLAGYVKPMYQGVRHLMVISPAFYLLAGVGLAALAARHRVGAAASGALLACWLLALGVSTAAYFVDPAYQKDDTRGMFAYIADHFRPGDLVVLHDPVLSHVLEYEQPTLPWTALPRYGTHAEMPVARQHFSDTLQSAERIWYVHSPGNSLADPDNLIDAWFMQAADVLDARFFHGQTVALGVTYYDPHGAVADRPQPTNVPLNIAYPAEGLRLEGARVPSREVAAGERFFFDLVWYNERPLQRNLKVSVRLFAPDGTLWVQEDQFPFAGLSPTTTWSPGSYRRSPHSVRLPMGTPPGVYEVRFLLYDAETGEPLVHANGSPDVSLGQVHVQPNPHQAEWRAPVRLRGQAGEARLVGADPWPETVRVGQSVALAFYVEVPPALADAFFDVELVAEDGTRLARAEGTVLPAFAEPSRLTAPTLVQVRRTLAVSPSGPAGDAVVRVRLRDARGEPLPWARWWGLRRTEWLAVGRLRVEDRPRRFEMPERGTPVGAAWAQGVQLARAEWPATVRAGETAPVVLIWQAGGATEARFKVFVHLRDAQNRVVAQHDAEPAGGEAPTNGWQAGEIIVDEHLVNVPAETPPGEYGLYVGLYDSVSGARLPLAEGGDEWRLGVVQVQAP from the coding sequence ATGACCAGAACGCATACAACACGCTGGCGTTCCCTTGCCTGGGTGAGTGTGCTCATCTTGACGGCGTGGTTCATTCGCACGCAAGGGCTTTCCGAGCGCACCTTCTGGCAGGATGAAGGATTGACCCTCTGGCAAATTCGCCAACCCCTGGCGGTCGTCTGGTCGGGGGTGATTGAAGTGCAGGGCGTGCCGACCCAGAACACCCACCCCCCGCTCTACTTCCTGCTGTTGTGGGCGGTGCGGCACGCCATTGGCATGAGCCCTTTCGCCGTGCGCCTCTTCTCCGTCTGGTGGAGTCTGCTCACCATTCCGCTCCTCTTCATCGCCACCGCCCGCCTTGCTGGGCGGCGCGCCGGCGGCATTGCGGCGGCTTTGGTTGCCCTGAGTCCGCTCTACCTCTGGTATGCGCAGGAAGTGCGCATGTATGCCATGCTGGTGGCGCTGGCGGCGTTGTCGCTCTATGCGCTGGTGCGTCTGGTGGAAACCCCCACCCGCCGCACAGTCGCTTTGTACCTGTTGACTGCCGCGGCGCTTGCGTGGACGCACTACGCGGCGCTTTTCTTCCTGGGCGCGCAATTTGTCTTCTTGTTCTTCACCCTGGGGCGGCGGCATATACGCCTCTACTTGCTGGCGGCGGCTGTTGCGGCGGCGGTAGTCGCGCCGTTCGTGCCCTTCATCATCAAGCGCCTGGGCGTTGTTGAGCGTGATTTCTTCTTCGTGCCGCTCCATGTCATGGCGCGCGACCTGCTTCACGGGTTTACGGTGGGCATTTCGCTTCCTGTGACGTATTCCACACCCATTGAAGCCATTGCGGTGCTGGCGCTGGTGTGGGGCGCGTGGAGCGTGGGCGGACGCACGCGCCACTGGTTCCCAGGGCGCAGCCGGTGGCTGGCGGCGACGGCGTGGCTGGGGTTGGTGGTTCTGCCTGTGCTGGCGATGTATCTGGCGGGGTACGTCAAGCCGATGTACCAGGGCGTGCGGCACCTCATGGTCATCAGCCCGGCGTTTTACCTGCTGGCGGGCGTAGGCTTGGCGGCGTTAGCGGCGCGTCATCGTGTGGGCGCGGCGGCGAGTGGCGCGTTGCTCGCGTGCTGGTTGCTGGCGCTGGGCGTGAGCACGGCGGCGTACTTCGTTGATCCGGCGTATCAGAAGGATGATACACGCGGCATGTTTGCTTACATTGCCGACCATTTTCGCCCCGGCGACCTGGTGGTGTTGCACGATCCGGTGCTCTCGCATGTGCTGGAATACGAGCAACCTACCTTGCCGTGGACGGCGTTGCCGCGCTACGGCACGCATGCTGAGATGCCTGTGGCGCGTCAACATTTTTCGGACACACTGCAAAGCGCCGAACGCATTTGGTATGTGCATAGCCCCGGCAACTCGCTCGCCGACCCCGATAACCTGATAGATGCCTGGTTCATGCAAGCCGCCGACGTGCTGGACGCGCGCTTCTTCCACGGGCAAACGGTGGCGCTGGGCGTGACATACTACGACCCGCACGGCGCGGTTGCCGACAGACCGCAACCGACGAATGTACCGCTCAACATAGCCTATCCCGCGGAAGGGCTGCGCCTTGAAGGCGCGCGGGTTCCTTCGCGTGAAGTGGCGGCGGGCGAACGCTTTTTCTTCGACCTGGTTTGGTACAACGAGCGCCCTTTGCAACGCAACCTCAAAGTGAGTGTGCGCCTGTTCGCCCCCGACGGCACGCTGTGGGTGCAGGAAGACCAGTTCCCATTTGCGGGATTGTCGCCAACAACAACTTGGTCGCCTGGGAGTTATCGGCGTTCGCCGCACAGCGTGCGTCTTCCCATGGGCACGCCGCCCGGCGTGTATGAAGTGCGTTTCTTGCTCTATGACGCCGAGACCGGCGAGCCGCTGGTTCACGCCAACGGTTCGCCCGACGTTTCGCTGGGGCAGGTGCATGTGCAACCCAACCCCCATCAGGCGGAATGGCGCGCGCCGGTGCGCCTGCGTGGGCAGGCGGGCGAGGCGCGTTTGGTGGGGGCTGACCCCTGGCCCGAAACGGTGCGCGTGGGGCAATCTGTGGCGCTTGCCTTCTACGTGGAAGTGCCCCCCGCCTTGGCGGATGCCTTCTTCGACGTTGAATTGGTCGCCGAGGATGGCACGCGCCTGGCGCGCGCCGAAGGCACAGTGCTCCCTGCATTCGCCGAGCCGTCGCGTCTCACCGCGCCCACACTTGTGCAGGTGCGGCGCACGCTTGCGGTTTCGCCGTCGGGTCCGGCGGGCGATGCCGTGGTGCGTGTGCGCCTGCGCGATGCGCGGGGCGAACCGCTACCGTGGGCGCGCTGGTGGGGGCTGCGCCGCACTGAGTGGCTTGCAGTGGGGCGGTTGCGTGTGGAAGACCGCCCGCGTCGGTTCGAGATGCCGGAGCGAGGGACGCCTGTGGGGGCGGCGTGGGCGCAAGGCGTTCAGTTGGCGCGCGCTGAATGGCCGGCGACCGTGCGAGCGGGTGAAACGGCGCCGGTGGTGCTCATCTGGCAGGCGGGCGGTGCCACCGAAGCGCGCTTCAAAGTGTTCGTCCACCTGCGCGACGCCCAAAACCGCGTGGTGGCACAGCATGACGCCGAACCGGCGGGCGGTGAAGCGCCCACCAACGGGTGGCAGGCGGGCGAAATCATCGTGGATGAGCACCTGGTCAATGTGCCGGCGGAGACGCCGCCGGGCGAATATGGGCTGTACGTGGGGCTGTACGATAGCGTGAGCGGCGCGCGGTTGCCGCTGGCTGAGGGGGGCGACGAGTGGCGCTTGGGCGTTGTTCAGGTGCAAGCCCCGTAG